From Apium graveolens cultivar Ventura chromosome 9, ASM990537v1, whole genome shotgun sequence, the proteins below share one genomic window:
- the LOC141685290 gene encoding uncharacterized protein LOC141685290 yields MAQPKNAGGLGFIDLYGFNMALLGKQDSILNAAKGSSSSFVWTGIWEAKDHLRKGFQWVVGDGEDIKIFKDPWLKGKRDLCVEDSHVNGVRNERVFCYFRPNRKDWDVQKVQQDFHDDNIRLILQTRIPQFMAKDRVAWMASCTWGYTFKMGYQYWSTQNTSEFASECRGKMGLWFDMQMVESLDIVEKIAIVLSSIWFARNQKIWENKIVTPAITVEVGVNKLNMGRMLWIEGESSFSIGMVLRDDHGYFIKGKNMRFSGEVTVMEAEARGVQEAITWIENLRLQGISIESDAQLMVKAVNSHLEYYLEVGYIIEYCKMKLMNRPDLSYVM; encoded by the exons ATGGCTCAACCAAAGAATGCAGGAGGTCTTGGTTTCATAGATCTATATGGGTTCAATATGGCATTACTGGGCAAACAG GATAGTATTCTCAATGCTGCTAAAGGCTCGAGTTCTAGTTTTGTTTGGACAGGGATATGGGAAGCAAAAGATCATTTGAGGAAAGGGTTTCAATGGGTAGTAGGAGATGGTGAGGATATTAAGATATTTAAAGATCCGTGGCTAAAAGGGAAGAGAGATTTATGTGTGGAGGATAGTCATGTGAATGGTGTTAGAAATGAAAGGGTTTTTTGTTACTTCCGTCCTAATAGAAAAGACTGGGATGTGCAAAAGGTTCAACAAGACTTTCATGACGATAACATTCGATTAATCCTACAAACAAGGATTCCTCAGTTCATGGCAAAAGATAGAGTAGCTTGGATGGCTTCATGTACATGGGGGTATACATTTAAAATGGGGTATCAGTACTGGTCTACTCAGAACACAAGTGAG TTTGCATCTGAATGCCGGGGAAAAATGGGTCTTTGGTTTGATATGCAAATGGTGGAAAGCTTAGATATAGTAGAGAAAATTGCAATAGTTCTGTCGAGCATCTGGTTTGCAAGGAATCAGAAAATATGGGAGAACAAGATTGTTACACCAGCAATTACAGTAGAAGTTGGAGTTAACAAGTTAAATATGGGCAGGATGCTATGGATCGAAGG TGAATCATCATTTTCTATAGGTATGGTGCTTCGAGATGATCATGGATATTTTATAAAGGGGAAGAATATGCGATTCTCAGGTGAGGTGACAGTGATGGAGGCTGAAGCTAGAGGAGTTCAAGAAGCAATAACTTGGATTGAAAACTTAAGGCTGCAAGGTATTAGTATAGAAAGCGATGCTCAGCTTATGGTGAAGGCTGTTAATAGTCACTTGGAGTATTACCTGGAGGTTGGATACATTATAGAGTACTGCAAAATGAAGCTAATGAACAGGCCTGatctttcttatgtcatgtaa